In Lolium perenne isolate Kyuss_39 chromosome 5, Kyuss_2.0, whole genome shotgun sequence, the sequence ATGCAGGTGCTCCCCTGATTTTTGTCGGGTAATCTTATGTCCACATCCTCTTCGTCTTGGGTGGTTCTTGTATGGGTCGATCGGGTGCTGAGGTTTCTTGGCATCGGTCTGTTCATCCTGTTCTTCGTAAGATTGGAGGCTTGGAGCTGTGGCGGCGGGTTACTTTGCTCGCTGTGTTTAAGCTGCTCATTGTTGGGGGTTTCTTATTGGGGGTTTTTTATTGGCGTTTCTGTGGTGACCTATTTCCCTGCATTTTGGATtagatttttttttcgaaatggaacCGTGGATTAGATGGCGAACCCATGAGTTCCTTATTGATTTCCATCTCAACTGTGGCAATTATTTTTGTATGTACGGGTCGTTCTTTGTGTAGAGTTTTGCCTTTATGGGACCAAAGCCTTGTACGAGTACTTCTAACTTAAAACAAAAATCTAACGTGCTTGCTGGAGTTCTTTTGCCATGTAGTGGACTCCCATACTGAAGCCGGACCACTGTTGTTTTCCTGTGCTTCTTGTCTCTTGCTAAATTGTTCCCACTAATTCTTGCCTTCATTTCGTAAAGATTGTATCCTTTGTGCTCTGATCATGTTGGAAATTCCTGGTATTAAAATCCATTGTTCGGTGCTACAGGTTTGTTGATTCTAGCTGAATAATCTGCTCGATCCGGCAGTAGCTTGTCCTGCCTGCAGGTTCTGTAACTGCTATGGAAGAAATGCAGAGTAACCAGAACAATGTCACACTTGGGGGCTTTACTGACCGGGTCACTGATGCCATGTTTCCAAACCATGGCGAAATGGAGCTTCCCGGTGCAGGTGGTTCTTCTCCCTGGGCTGGGCAGGTTCCAATGATCGCGAGAAGGCCATCACATATGCGGCCTCCTCTGTATGGCACCACAATGATGGGGAGTAACCAGCTTGGTGCGGGCATCCACCCCAATGGCATGTTTAATGATGACCAGTTACTGTCGTCGGCATTCAGAAGCATGAGCTTCAGCTtcagagatgatggtggtggtgaagCCCTTGCTAATCCTGGAAGTGTTGCATCCAGAAATGGATACTGTCCTGCAGATGTTGTGGTTCCATCTGCCAGCAGCATGGTGAATACATTTCACCAATTGACACCTGCTGAACACTTGAAGCCAAACTCGGGTGTATGGAACTTTCCAATGTACACTGGGATTCATGGTTCGGACGATGCATCCGGGACTCTTGGAAATCTACCATCTTCACCTCTCCAGCAACGGCTCTTCGTCGATGGGCAGTCACTAGCTTATCCACCTTATCAGCAGATGCGCTCGAATTGCAGGTGCCAAGATACAGATGCAGAGGGGTACCCTCCTGTGCACTCACAGTATACATATCCGCAAATGCCGCAGGTTGGTACCCCTGGTGTTCTCTGGAGTAGGAGCAATTACTCTACCATGGCATCAGCTTCATCTTCTCTTCGGGCACCCAGTGTTGATCAGCTCAGGCATCACAGTGATGATACTTACTGGACTGTCACTGTTAATCCGAATGGAAATAGCAAGAGGAGTTCTGAACTTCTGAACAACTGCTCTGATTGCTCATGTGGAAACTGTGAATATTGCCATATTAAGCAAGCTGAGAAGTTAGATCAATATGGGATCAGGTGGTCACTTGATGGAGTTGGAGAAAGTATCTTCCTCTTGGCTAAAGATCATAAAGGCTCCTGCTTTCTACAAAGGATATTTAACATTGGTGCTCCTGAGTATGTTATGAAGGTATTCTCTGAAATAATCATACACATCGGTGAACTTATCGTTGATCCATTTGGAAACCGCGTGGTACAAAAGCTACTTGAAGTGTGCACTAATCACCAAAAGATGCACATAATTGATGAAATTACCAAAATACCGGGGCAACTAATTGAAGTTGCATGCAATAACCATGGGTATGTTTTTCATGCTCTCATCTTCATTGTTTCTTTATTTTTATTCAAATTTTTAAATTATTTACTGAAGTTATAATCCAGGACATGTGTGGTGCAAAAGTTGATAGAAACTATAAATTCCCAAGAAGCAGCTTCCATGATTGTATCTGCTCTGAGCCCCGGTGCTGTCACTTTGATGATGGATGTAAATGGTTATCATGTCGCCCAccattgcttgaagaacctttcaCCTGAGCACAAACAAGTGAGAGTTATTTGCTTTAATTCAGACGTAGTTTGGTTTTTGTATTGTTCGTAATGCAGTTAACTGTTGTAATCTAGCTGCAGTATATTCTATGGACCTATAAATATCCCAATTATTGTTATGATTGCATTAGACTTCTTTTTCATCTTGAAATGATCATAGTTTGGATTAGATTACATGTGAAATGTAGGTCCATAGTTCATACAAAAGAATATGAATTTAATGCAAGCCACAATTGGGATTGCACTGGATATGATCTTCGTAAGTAATTGGTGTTACTGGTACTGTTGTGTTTGACAATTATAACAGTTTTAATTAACGTGCTACTTTTTTGTGATGAATTTGATTTAACCtagtaaatgaagaaagagaactCTACCCGTCATTTTCACAACAGAAGTCAGCTATTAAGCAAAGGCCAACAACAGTCTTTGCGTACTATGGGTGTTCTGTGTGCAAGCTGTAACTATTGCTGCAGAGAAATTCAAAATATTCTTACTGTAGGTCTTGTAGTTTCAACGCACTTATTCTGTTTGGTTATATTCATTACCACGAGTGCCATTCCTGGAATTCAACCTTAGTCCCTGTGACGATTTTTGTCATTGGTCTCCATGCTTTATAGATTCGGTTTTAATAATCTAAAAGAAACATCAACTGCCTATCTGCTACATTTAAAAGTTaaaacgttgaccaacgggggaAGATTCCCTTCCTTGGCTATACAttgtttttcgataaagggaatatattaatatcaagaagataccaattacacccagcctctgcaacaacgcaccaccctaatggcactacggatgcacacagccaaaaacaagaaaagaaaactaagaaataaaagtcccgctacagtatctcgggcctaacaacagcaatacaaccaccgccaagacaacacctgaattacagactagtccccgctctcaaaacaaatgcctccaccaacgacattgccaggcacaaccaattaaggccagaccttgggttttcaccctgaaaggtaggactctgtacttcacctgtgttgtcgcccccactttcataccgctgctgtgaagcccgaaacaccaagcaagtccctcaacatcgcaaagacttgaacctctcttagct encodes:
- the LOC127300682 gene encoding pumilio homolog 11; this translates as MEEMQSNQNNVTLGGFTDRVTDAMFPNHGEMELPGAGGSSPWAGQVPMIARRPSHMRPPLYGTTMMGSNQLGAGIHPNGMFNDDQLLSSAFRSMSFSFRDDGGGEALANPGSVASRNGYCPADVVVPSASSMVNTFHQLTPAEHLKPNSGVWNFPMYTGIHGSDDASGTLGNLPSSPLQQRLFVDGQSLAYPPYQQMRSNCRCQDTDAEGYPPVHSQYTYPQMPQVGTPGVLWSRSNYSTMASASSSLRAPSVDQLRHHSDDTYWTVTVNPNGNSKRSSELLNNCSDCSCGNCEYCHIKQAEKLDQYGIRWSLDGVGESIFLLAKDHKGSCFLQRIFNIGAPEYVMKVFSEIIIHIGELIVDPFGNRVVQKLLEVCTNHQKMHIIDEITKIPGQLIEVACNNHGTCVVQKLIETINSQEAASMIVSALSPGAVTLMMDVNGYHVAHHCLKNLSPEHKQFLLNAAIENYFELAKDCYGCCMIKKCIAHANKDQKEKLLYNITSRALDLSQHQYGNYVIHYIVRLKVMWATDIVLDKLEGYYGYLSMQKYSSHVVETCLKEAHEPKRLEIIHELINDPRLTNILLHKYGNYVIQTALKECENAPARAALVRAIRTHVAALRKNKYGKRILSKIHQTNTEY